The Syntrophotalea acetylenivorans genome contains the following window.
GAGCCGCTTTTTCGGCGGAAGTTTCTTCCATACGGTTAGCACCGTAGCAGATGGCAAGTTTTGTTTTGCCACCGTTAGCGAAGGTATAGGTGCCCTGCAGCAGGTAACCGTAACCCTCCCGCTCTTCACCGGTGTAGTCGAGGGAATCGAAGTCGAGCATCAGGGTAGAGCCGAGACCTTCGCCGTCAAAACCGGAAACAACCACCTCGTAGCCCTTGTAGCCCACCTGCACACCGCCGGCCACACCCCAGGCGGTGACATCGTCAATGTCACTGCCATCATTAAACTCGGCTTCCTGGTACAGACCACTGATCCAGGACTTGAAGCTACCAGCGCCATCGGCGTAATTACCGGCGTAGGTCAGTTCGCCTTCAATGCGGGGCATTTTGGTTTCGGTAGCGGAAGGTTTAACGACAATGTATTCTCCAGTGACCCCATCAACGCCCGTCGAAACACCGGAACCGTTGATAACACTGGGATCATGCAGGGCCAGAGCCAGTTTGAAGCCATTCATGTCCGGGGTGGTATAGCGAACCTGGGCGTTGAACTGGGGATAGATATAGCCGTAGCCGATGTTGCCCAGAGTTGCGCCGCCGCCGGCCACGGAACCTTCGATACCATAGCCCATCAGGGTCCAACCGGTCAGAGCGTTCTGACCCATGAACAGACTCAGGGACTTGCCAACCATAAACTGACCGAAGTTGCCATCGACGGTAAAGAAGACTTCACGCAGGTCGATCTGACCGCTGAAGCTGTTCTTTTTATTGGCATTCTGCGGGTTGGGGTAAAAACCGACCCGGGATCCCATGTCGAGACCGCCCATGGTCGGCGCCTTGACGTTAAAGGCCAGTACGCCAGGCAGAAAACCGCTGCGAAGGCGGAAGGATTCCTGGTCGTCGGACAGGGTATGAAATTCGCTGTGTACCTTGTCTGGCCGCTCGTCGGCGGTGGCGTAACGCAGGAACATGTTGACGTTGCCGTCGGTGCTGAAAGACCAGCCGTCGGAACCGCCAATGACCAGGGCGGCTTGAGCCGGGCACACCACAAACAGCGTGGCGAATATTGCGAGGCTGTAGAAAAGTTGCTTGATAGATTTCATGGGTTGTACCTCCAAAGTAAGAAAATTATCAATCACCAGGACTGACTAAAAAATGACTTTGCATGCGCTAGTTGCAAGTGCAGGATACGACCTTAACCACCGATGGAAACCTTGAAACTGCGATCCTGCAAACAGCTAATTCGCTCCTTAACCTGTTCAAGGGTCGGCGGCTCCAGTCCCTCTAAAGGGTAACTGAAGTCCAGCTGCCTCCACTTCATTTCACCGAGACGGTGATAGGGCAGAATATCGAGGGACTGAACGTTATTGAGTTGCTGAACAAAATCGGCCACCGCGTTGAGATTGCTGTCGGAA
Protein-coding sequences here:
- a CDS encoding histidine kinase — protein: MKSIKQLFYSLAIFATLFVVCPAQAALVIGGSDGWSFSTDGNVNMFLRYATADERPDKVHSEFHTLSDDQESFRLRSGFLPGVLAFNVKAPTMGGLDMGSRVGFYPNPQNANKKNSFSGQIDLREVFFTVDGNFGQFMVGKSLSLFMGQNALTGWTLMGYGIEGSVAGGGATLGNIGYGYIYPQFNAQVRYTTPDMNGFKLALALHDPSVINGSGVSTGVDGVTGEYIVVKPSATETKMPRIEGELTYAGNYADGAGSFKSWISGLYQEAEFNDGSDIDDVTAWGVAGGVQVGYKGYEVVVSGFDGEGLGSTLMLDFDSLDYTGEEREGYGYLLQGTYTFANGGKTKLAICYGANRMEETSAEKAARAITEFGELKQQDVITLGVSHDINPHLKLVAEYNHANVEWFNGGDQSVDIIAVGTFFLW